One Vespa crabro chromosome 4, iyVesCrab1.2, whole genome shotgun sequence DNA segment encodes these proteins:
- the LOC124423743 gene encoding uncharacterized protein LOC124423743 yields the protein MMNGTLFSLLLSCLITLDFVNAYIEQNEDSREQSEINFLQLFRSYGERQRENRRNIDNDLETWTGRWMPERLGDPTPPPKILPKNEYSHDDYSQNFIHSMSMGIVSTQCDDAKTNLTVDWDGSPVNYTCYNKQRIIPNIEINPILYCEDVPTAYVAAHKCMNEKIEYDDDIPIYGTHRALWPTYGEYKFLPKQRWLHSMEHGAVVMLYHPCANPLEVKRLKSLIKGCLRRHIITPYNLLDEDRPLALLTWGCRLTMSYVNPTIVKHFVRVKALRGPERLSNDGYFQDQLLSKAELVFDKDDSILCPY from the exons aTTCACGTGAACAATCAGAAATAAATTTCCTACAACTGTTTCGGTCTTATGGAGAACGTCAAAGGGAAAATCGCAggaatattgataatgatttGGAAACATGGACAGGGAGATGGATGCCAGAAAGACTAGGCGATCCTACTCCACCTCCTAAAATATTACCTAAGAATGAATATTCGCATGATGATTATTCACAGAATTTTATACATTCAATGTCTATGGGTATAGTATCTACACAATGTGATGATGCTAAg ACAAATTTAACTGTTGATTGGGATGGATCGCCAGTGAATTATACATGTTACAATAAACAACGTATTATACctaacattgaaataaatccTATATTGTACTGTGAAGATGTTCCAACAGCATACGTG GCTGCTCATAAATGTATGAATGAGAAGATAGAATATGATGATGATATACCGATCTA TGGAACGCATAGAGCTTTATGGCCTACTTATggagaatataaatttttaccaAAACAAAGATGGCTTCATAGTATGGag CATGGAGCAGTTGTTATGTTATATCATCCATGTGCTAATCCATTAGAAGTAAAGcgtttgaaatctttaattaagGGCTGTCTTCGGCGACATATTATAACACCGTACAATCTTTTGGACGAAGATAGA CCTCTAGCATTATTAACATGGGGTTGTAGATTGACAATGTCGTATGTCAATCCTACTATAGTAAAACACTTTGTTCGTGTAAAAGCTCTACGTGGTCCAGAAAGATTATCGAATGATGGATATTTTCAAGATCAACTTCTTTCTAAAGCAGAGCTTGTTTTTGATAAAGATGATTCCATACTTTGTCCCTATTAA